One window of Desulfobacca acetoxidans DSM 11109 genomic DNA carries:
- a CDS encoding deoxyhypusine synthase family protein: MRRKPEEFHDGAQDGLTPLRPLDIKEIQDFDELLAGYSLTAFGGRSLGEAAEVLQAMVTDPEVTIVGTFSGAMTVAKMGLLICDMIDRGWLQVIISTGALMAHGLIEAVGQVHYKHNPGRSDEELYRLGYNRVYDTLEMESNLDYAEAVFKTVLNRMDKEQTLCSTVICRELGKYLAEVTDQPGILRNAYLKGVPVFIPAFTDSELGLDVANWMIQKACQEGKTIPEAFTTLSLNFNPFLDLGLYGQEIFKAEKLGIFTIGGGVPRNWAQQVGPFFDILQNRLGLELPFVRFHYGVRICPEPVHWGGLSGCTYREGVSWGKFVPASEGGRFAEVLCDATIAWPILIKAVAQRLVKRQQVR; encoded by the coding sequence GTGCGGCGTAAACCAGAAGAATTTCATGACGGGGCCCAGGACGGCCTGACCCCTTTGAGGCCTTTAGATATCAAGGAAATTCAGGATTTCGACGAGCTGCTGGCTGGCTACAGTCTAACCGCTTTCGGCGGCCGTTCCTTGGGCGAGGCGGCAGAGGTGCTTCAGGCCATGGTCACCGATCCGGAGGTCACCATCGTCGGGACCTTCTCCGGCGCGATGACGGTGGCCAAAATGGGACTGCTGATCTGCGATATGATCGATCGGGGCTGGCTCCAGGTCATCATCAGCACCGGTGCCCTGATGGCCCACGGCCTCATCGAGGCGGTCGGTCAGGTCCATTATAAGCATAATCCCGGCCGCTCGGACGAGGAACTCTATCGCCTGGGCTACAACCGCGTGTATGATACCTTGGAAATGGAGAGCAATTTAGATTACGCCGAGGCCGTGTTTAAAACCGTCCTGAACCGTATGGACAAGGAGCAGACCCTGTGTTCAACGGTTATCTGCCGGGAATTGGGGAAATACCTGGCCGAAGTAACCGACCAACCGGGTATCCTGCGCAACGCCTACCTAAAAGGCGTACCGGTCTTTATTCCCGCCTTCACGGATTCGGAATTGGGTCTGGACGTTGCCAACTGGATGATCCAAAAAGCCTGTCAGGAGGGTAAGACCATCCCCGAAGCCTTCACCACCCTGTCTTTAAATTTTAATCCTTTTCTTGACTTAGGGTTGTATGGGCAGGAGATTTTCAAGGCTGAAAAGCTGGGGATTTTTACCATCGGGGGCGGCGTCCCGCGGAATTGGGCCCAACAGGTGGGGCCATTCTTCGATATCTTGCAGAATCGCCTGGGGCTTGAGCTGCCCTTTGTCCGTTTTCACTATGGCGTCCGCATCTGTCCCGAGCCGGTCCATTGGGGCGGGCTGAGCGGCTGCACCTACCGAGAGGGAGTTTCCTGGGGCAAATTCGTCCCGGCCAGCGAAGGCGGCCGGTTTGCCGAGGTCCTCTGCGACGCCACCATCGCCTGGCCGATCCTGATCAAGGCCGTCGCTCAACGTTTGGTTAAACGACAGCAGGTACGATAA
- a CDS encoding peroxiredoxin family protein, translated as MKVWKMPQQPLLAVIASLVMIFCLTGGSPAAEIGKGAQAPEFALVDTTGKTISLSQMQGKVVVVNFFTIWCQPCRAEMPELNAIYNENKDKGLQMVGVCLNVDPNQLRFFAKQMNLDYPILVGTDKVNKDYGEIVGVPTTFVINKQGKIVDKIVGARTKAEFLQVIKPLL; from the coding sequence ATGAAAGTTTGGAAAATGCCTCAGCAGCCACTATTAGCTGTGATAGCAAGCTTAGTAATGATTTTCTGTCTAACCGGCGGCAGTCCGGCGGCCGAAATCGGCAAAGGCGCTCAGGCGCCGGAATTTGCTCTTGTCGACACCACGGGGAAAACCATATCCCTCAGCCAGATGCAGGGGAAAGTGGTAGTGGTGAATTTCTTCACCATCTGGTGCCAACCCTGCCGCGCCGAAATGCCGGAATTAAATGCCATTTATAATGAGAATAAAGATAAAGGACTGCAGATGGTAGGCGTCTGCCTTAACGTCGATCCGAACCAACTGCGGTTCTTCGCCAAGCAGATGAACCTGGACTACCCCATTTTAGTGGGAACGGACAAAGTAAACAAAGACTATGGCGAGATCGTGGGCGTACCGACTACCTTCGTTATTAATAAACAGGGCAAAATCGTCGATAAGATTGTCGGCGCCCGTACCAAAGCGGAATTTCTCCAGGTAATCAAGCCCTTGCTGTAA
- a CDS encoding YfgM family protein — protein MTKIKKPLSSRKKLQEPDEFITFGARMLDLARKNLRTIVIGFAVIIVAGAAWGYIQKRQMDRQERAAEFYQASVGRASSHVPDLLKELEIIIQDYPDTGGALQARLYLANVLFGERRYQEAAAAFTALGEAAPELRVLVAENLSYCYEAQKEYQKASAVLEPLVQDKNLPYRQELQRRQALLYELGGEPAKALKVFKQMLEEKPPADFIPYIREKIKILAEKKT, from the coding sequence ATGACCAAAATCAAAAAACCGCTATCTTCCCGGAAAAAGCTGCAAGAACCTGATGAATTCATCACCTTTGGGGCTAGAATGCTGGACCTCGCCAGAAAAAACCTTAGGACCATAGTCATCGGTTTTGCCGTTATCATCGTGGCCGGCGCCGCCTGGGGATATATCCAAAAGCGCCAGATGGATCGGCAGGAAAGAGCCGCGGAATTCTATCAAGCCAGCGTGGGGCGGGCTTCATCGCATGTCCCGGATTTACTGAAAGAGCTTGAGATTATTATCCAGGACTATCCTGACACTGGCGGCGCCCTGCAGGCCCGCTTGTATCTGGCCAATGTGCTCTTTGGGGAGAGGCGTTATCAGGAGGCTGCCGCCGCTTTCACCGCCTTGGGCGAGGCGGCACCCGAACTTCGGGTGTTAGTGGCGGAGAATCTGAGTTATTGCTATGAGGCGCAGAAGGAATACCAGAAAGCCTCGGCAGTTCTGGAGCCGCTGGTGCAGGATAAAAATCTCCCCTACCGTCAAGAACTACAACGCCGGCAGGCCCTGTTATACGAGCTGGGCGGAGAGCCGGCCAAGGCCCTAAAAGTCTTCAAGCAGATGCTGGAAGAGAAGCCGCCGGCAGATTTTATCCCGTATATCCGGGAAAAAATCAAAATATTGGCGGAGAAAAAGACTTGA
- the tsaE gene encoding tRNA (adenosine(37)-N6)-threonylcarbamoyltransferase complex ATPase subunit type 1 TsaE — translation MRLPPVFLITHSPRQTQILGEKIAARLQPGDILLLHGDLGAGKTELVRGLAVGLGAPPDAVSSPTFALVHEYPTRIPLIHVDLYRLPVMEAEFILELEEYWQRPVVVVIEWAERLGEELPEDYLDITLTWTEDQERSLEIRGAGRRGKELAEVCEA, via the coding sequence ATGAGACTGCCGCCGGTTTTCTTAATCACCCATAGCCCCCGGCAAACCCAGATTTTGGGCGAAAAAATCGCCGCCAGGCTGCAGCCTGGCGATATCTTGCTGCTTCACGGCGATCTCGGGGCTGGCAAGACCGAACTGGTGCGCGGTCTGGCCGTGGGTCTGGGAGCACCGCCGGATGCGGTGAGCAGCCCTACCTTTGCCCTGGTGCACGAGTACCCGACTCGAATTCCCCTGATCCACGTGGACCTCTATCGGCTGCCGGTCATGGAGGCGGAGTTTATCCTCGAGTTGGAGGAATATTGGCAGCGTCCGGTGGTTGTCGTCATCGAATGGGCAGAGCGTTTGGGAGAGGAGTTGCCGGAGGACTATCTCGATATCACCCTGACCTGGACCGAGGACCAGGAACGCTCCTTAGAAATCCGCGGGGCCGGCCGCCGGGGTAAGGAGTTGGCCGAAGTCTGTGAGGCCTGA
- a CDS encoding CBS domain-containing protein, whose translation MLQARDIMTKTVITVTPQTSVLDLARLLAQHKINGTPVVDDDGRLVGVITQTDLIDRAKKFQLPHVVTILDAHFYLERPSTFRKNLEKMLGNQVADVMTAPAITITPELSVDEVATIMAHRNAHTLPVLQDGNLVGVIGKIDIIRALSQEG comes from the coding sequence ATGTTACAGGCTCGTGATATCATGACTAAAACGGTGATTACCGTTACTCCCCAGACCTCGGTATTGGACCTGGCCCGATTACTGGCGCAGCACAAGATCAACGGCACCCCGGTAGTGGACGATGACGGACGCCTGGTAGGTGTTATAACCCAGACCGATCTCATCGACCGGGCCAAAAAGTTTCAATTGCCCCACGTTGTCACCATTCTGGACGCCCATTTTTATCTGGAGCGTCCCAGCACCTTTAGAAAAAATCTGGAAAAAATGTTGGGCAATCAGGTGGCGGATGTGATGACAGCGCCGGCCATTACCATCACCCCGGAACTGTCGGTGGATGAGGTTGCCACCATCATGGCCCACCGCAACGCCCATACACTGCCGGTGCTCCAAGATGGCAATCTGGTCGGGGTTATCGGCAAGATCGATATCATCCGGGCCCTCTCTCAGGAGGGATGA
- a CDS encoding NAD(P)H-hydrate dehydratase: MKLLTAAQMRQLDQQTIAEIGIPSVVLMENAGRTTYQILRREFPELGEPVVVLAGRGNNGGDGFVVSRYLANAGFEVVVLLLAEKSQIGGDARINLEVLEHLSVPVREVTSAAALQEQVPLLKSAALLVDAILGTGLNSDVKGLYRDAVVLINEVATPVLAIDIPSGLSADTGQPLGMAVAADVTVTYGFPKIGQILPPGRHLVGRLWQVDISIPPDLAEISVMELSQASGLRQFLPRRPVDSHKGTFGHLFVLAGSVGKTGAAALCGEAALRMGAGLVTVGVPASLNPILEVKLTEAMTLPLTEVQGVQALGKRALEEIAADWPGKTALAVGPGLGRHPETVELVRQLVRRSTLPVVVDADGLNALAHDVDSIREAAAPVILTPHPGEMSRLLGATTKDIQADRLGAARELAERSQAIVVLKGAQTIVASPMGKVMINTTGNPALAQGGAGDVLTGMIGGLLAQKVDPFNAACLAIYLHGLTADVQAAWQGDCGLLASELLDQIPHVIKEFASGALPHIEEHICYRLVIS; this comes from the coding sequence ATGAAATTATTGACTGCGGCGCAGATGCGCCAGTTAGATCAGCAGACCATTGCCGAGATCGGCATTCCTTCCGTGGTGTTGATGGAAAATGCGGGTAGGACAACATATCAAATCCTGCGGCGGGAATTCCCCGAATTGGGCGAACCGGTGGTGGTGTTGGCCGGCCGGGGCAACAATGGCGGCGATGGATTTGTGGTATCTCGCTACCTGGCCAATGCCGGTTTTGAAGTGGTAGTGCTGTTGTTGGCGGAAAAGAGCCAGATCGGCGGCGATGCCCGGATCAACCTGGAGGTCTTGGAGCATCTTTCAGTACCGGTGCGGGAAGTTACCTCAGCAGCGGCGTTGCAGGAACAGGTTCCCCTCCTGAAATCAGCGGCTTTGCTGGTGGACGCCATCTTGGGTACCGGTCTGAACAGTGACGTTAAAGGGCTTTATCGGGATGCTGTTGTCCTGATCAACGAGGTCGCAACGCCGGTGCTGGCCATCGACATCCCTTCGGGTCTGTCGGCGGATACCGGTCAGCCTCTGGGAATGGCAGTGGCGGCCGATGTTACCGTCACCTACGGCTTCCCCAAGATCGGACAGATTCTGCCTCCGGGGCGACACCTGGTCGGACGCCTGTGGCAGGTCGACATCAGCATTCCTCCCGACTTGGCGGAGATCAGCGTTATGGAGTTGTCCCAGGCTAGCGGTCTCAGGCAATTTCTCCCCCGCCGTCCGGTCGACAGCCACAAAGGAACGTTTGGCCACCTGTTCGTGCTGGCTGGCTCCGTAGGCAAGACCGGCGCCGCCGCTTTGTGCGGGGAGGCAGCGCTCCGGATGGGAGCCGGCTTGGTCACCGTAGGGGTTCCGGCCAGCCTCAACCCGATTTTGGAAGTGAAGCTTACCGAAGCCATGACCCTGCCCTTGACGGAGGTGCAAGGGGTGCAGGCCTTGGGTAAAAGGGCTTTGGAGGAGATTGCGGCTGATTGGCCGGGAAAAACCGCCTTGGCAGTAGGACCCGGCTTGGGGCGGCATCCGGAAACCGTGGAATTAGTCCGCCAATTAGTGCGCCGCAGCACCCTTCCCGTCGTGGTGGATGCAGATGGTCTCAACGCCCTGGCCCATGATGTCGACAGCATTCGTGAGGCCGCGGCGCCGGTTATCCTGACACCCCATCCCGGTGAAATGTCAAGGCTGCTGGGAGCCACTACTAAAGATATTCAAGCTGATCGGCTTGGCGCGGCCCGGGAGCTGGCGGAGCGTTCCCAGGCTATTGTAGTGTTAAAGGGCGCACAAACCATTGTGGCCAGTCCTATGGGGAAAGTGATGATCAACACCACCGGCAATCCGGCCCTGGCCCAGGGGGGAGCCGGAGATGTGCTCACCGGTATGATCGGCGGTCTGCTGGCCCAAAAAGTAGATCCCTTCAATGCCGCCTGTCTCGCGATCTATCTGCACGGCTTGACTGCGGATGTCCAGGCCGCCTGGCAGGGTGACTGCGGCCTGTTGGCCAGCGAGTTGTTAGACCAGATTCCCCACGTAATCAAAGAATTCGCTTCCGGGGCCTTGCCGCACATAGAGGAGCATATATGTTACAGGCTCGTGATATCATGA
- a CDS encoding cache domain-containing protein, producing the protein MKDVVKKQVDEIVAAIDGGKKPEEFAAWATKDPYVFIMEAGGKLLVHPTLVGESLKDKAGPVYDEVAKGTPEGAYVRYEWGGAKKCTYSRKTKGGLIVGSGYNE; encoded by the coding sequence ATGAAAGACGTTGTGAAAAAACAGGTGGATGAAATTGTTGCCGCCATCGACGGCGGCAAAAAACCGGAAGAATTCGCTGCCTGGGCGACAAAAGATCCGTATGTTTTTATTATGGAAGCGGGTGGGAAATTGCTGGTACATCCGACGCTGGTAGGAGAGAGTCTGAAGGACAAAGCCGGCCCCGTCTACGATGAAGTCGCCAAGGGGACCCCCGAAGGCGCCTACGTCAGGTATGAATGGGGCGGCGCCAAGAAATGCACCTATTCCCGAAAAACCAAGGGCGGGCTCATTGTCGGTTCCGGCTACAACGAGTAG